A stretch of uncultured Fretibacterium sp. DNA encodes these proteins:
- a CDS encoding polysaccharide deacetylase family protein: protein MNRSRRPALLAGIALFLCLEWGPLNAERARWGIASGDPFVREIALTFDDGPREHGMQELMAAMAPFGVHGTFFLVGKFADRYAGITLALQEAGHDLENHSFTHPKLYTLWVEKIMRETERCNEVIEGLGIRKPRFMRPPGGSYNLKILNAMRRMDMRLGLWNINSADYTGKSAGEIAAFVLRKASPGAIVLMHSGIPATAEALPEILRGLGERGYRFVSVQDLWNCGAI from the coding sequence TTGAACCGATCGCGACGCCCCGCCCTGCTGGCTGGCATCGCACTGTTTCTTTGTCTCGAATGGGGCCCCCTCAACGCCGAAAGGGCCCGATGGGGCATCGCCTCCGGGGACCCCTTCGTCCGGGAGATCGCCCTGACCTTCGACGACGGGCCGCGGGAACACGGAATGCAGGAGCTGATGGCCGCCATGGCGCCGTTCGGCGTCCACGGGACGTTCTTTTTGGTGGGCAAGTTCGCCGACCGTTATGCAGGCATCACCCTGGCGCTCCAAGAGGCCGGTCACGACCTGGAGAACCACAGCTTCACGCACCCGAAACTCTACACCCTCTGGGTGGAGAAGATCATGAGGGAAACGGAGCGGTGCAACGAGGTCATCGAGGGGCTCGGGATCAGGAAGCCCCGCTTCATGCGGCCGCCCGGCGGCTCCTACAACCTGAAGATCCTCAACGCCATGCGGCGTATGGACATGCGCCTGGGGCTCTGGAACATCAACAGCGCCGACTACACGGGAAAATCGGCCGGTGAGATCGCGGCCTTCGTCCTGCGCAAGGCCTCCCCCGGCGCCATCGTTCTGATGCACTCGGGGATCCCCGCGACCGCAGAAGCGCTGCCCGAGATCCTGCGCGGGCTCGGGGAACGCGGCTATCGTTTCGTGAGCGTTCAGGACCTCTGGAACTGCGGGGCCATTTAG